The following proteins come from a genomic window of Pyxidicoccus sp. MSG2:
- a CDS encoding carbohydrate kinase family protein: protein MSEGTMPPLDVVCFGETLVDFLPSAPGQRVRDVPAWHPCTGGSPANVAVGLARLGLRPAMLGVVGSDEFGHFLRERLASEGVDVSHLRQTDEARTGLVFISLDARRERSFTYFRTRSAEFLLGAADVDPGFLLRAKAVHCGSNSLHHQEARDATVRMMELARGAGRIVSCDPNLRLHAWADPSELKGQLARMLPLCTVVKLSEEEIGFATGTESPDEALARLAALGVMLPVVTLGERGAVLLWKGERVHVPAPRVTVLDTTGAGDGFVAALLHGLVRWYGDARALSGASREELTALTTFACDVGARVVQRFGAVDGLPRAEELSSVMPSRPPASR, encoded by the coding sequence ATGAGCGAGGGGACGATGCCGCCGCTGGACGTGGTGTGCTTCGGCGAGACGCTGGTGGACTTCCTCCCGTCGGCTCCGGGCCAGCGCGTCCGGGACGTGCCCGCGTGGCACCCGTGCACGGGCGGCTCTCCAGCCAACGTCGCGGTGGGGCTCGCCCGGCTGGGCTTGAGGCCGGCCATGCTGGGCGTGGTGGGCTCGGACGAGTTCGGCCACTTCCTGCGCGAGCGCCTCGCCTCCGAAGGCGTGGACGTCAGCCACCTGCGGCAGACGGACGAGGCCCGCACCGGGCTGGTCTTCATCTCGCTGGACGCGCGCAGGGAGCGCAGCTTCACGTACTTCCGGACGCGCTCGGCGGAGTTCCTGCTGGGCGCGGCGGACGTGGACCCGGGCTTCCTGCTGCGGGCGAAGGCGGTGCACTGCGGCTCCAACTCGCTGCACCATCAGGAGGCCCGCGACGCCACGGTGCGCATGATGGAACTGGCGCGCGGCGCGGGCCGCATCGTGAGCTGCGACCCCAACCTGCGCCTCCACGCCTGGGCGGACCCGAGCGAGCTCAAGGGGCAACTGGCGCGCATGCTGCCGCTGTGCACCGTGGTGAAGCTCTCCGAGGAGGAGATTGGCTTCGCCACCGGGACGGAGTCGCCGGACGAGGCGCTGGCGCGGCTGGCCGCCCTCGGGGTGATGCTGCCGGTGGTGACGCTGGGCGAGCGGGGCGCGGTGCTGCTGTGGAAGGGCGAGCGCGTCCACGTGCCCGCGCCACGCGTGACGGTGCTGGACACCACGGGCGCCGGGGACGGCTTCGTGGCGGCGCTGCTGCACGGGCTGGTGCGGTGGTACGGCGACGCGCGGGCGCTGTCGGGAGCCTCTCGCGAGGAGCTGACGGCGCTGACCACCTTCGCCTGCGACGTGGGCGCTCGGGTGGTGCAGCGCTTCGGCGCGGTGGATGGGTTGCCGCGCGCGGAGGAGCTGTCCTCCGTGATGCCCTCGCGCCCGCCAGCGTCTCGCTGA
- a CDS encoding OPT family oligopeptide transporter, whose protein sequence is MAAQPAQRPAPEDEAPTPASLSLLSIPGGTPEDADTYWLREVYQGDRVPQLTLRAVLLGSAIGAVTCATNLYAGLKLAVAFPVAITAALLAHASHGALRRLAPGVSGAPLSPLETCCAQAVASSAGYATGGALISVQGAWLITTGSHPPGWALLSWTFLLSALGVFFAVPLKRRLVDHEQLPFATGTAAAVTIRALHTTGTAARPGLRMLGVGGLVAGLVTAVREGLGRIPYFIPFAGSLGGMPLERLGFGLETSLLALGGGALLGLRLTASWLLGALLIHGLVAPRVFAAGLLPADGEFLGWSLWPGAAALTTASLLHFALDGRVLGRALRGLFSGRRAAPHPVDALQVPGQWVLGGVAVLTPAILALAHFAFGVPLPHAALAVALSFVLCLIACRVTGETDATPVGPLQQVTQLTFGVLLPRNVEANLATAGITVNAASSAADLLSDLKTGHLLGAHPRRLFLAQLFGCVVGAAAVVPLFFLLVPDRSVLGSERFPAPVAAMTAGMAQVLSTGLGGLEPTTRVAMLWAALLAAVLTLAERLLPERAQRWVPSPLGMGLACLVPASTSLGFFLGALGAAVTRRMRPSAEGGVVTLAAGLIAGEGLVGVGIVLVRALW, encoded by the coding sequence ATGGCCGCCCAGCCCGCTCAACGCCCCGCACCCGAGGACGAGGCCCCGACGCCCGCCTCCCTGTCGCTGCTGAGCATCCCCGGCGGCACTCCCGAGGACGCGGACACGTACTGGCTGCGCGAAGTGTATCAGGGGGACCGCGTCCCCCAACTCACCCTGCGCGCCGTGCTGCTGGGGAGCGCCATCGGTGCCGTCACCTGCGCCACCAATCTCTACGCGGGCCTCAAGCTGGCCGTCGCCTTTCCCGTCGCCATCACCGCCGCGCTGCTCGCGCATGCGTCGCATGGGGCCCTGCGCCGCCTCGCGCCCGGCGTCTCGGGAGCGCCGCTGTCCCCGCTGGAGACGTGCTGCGCGCAGGCGGTGGCGTCCTCCGCCGGTTATGCCACTGGCGGGGCGCTCATCTCCGTGCAGGGGGCGTGGTTGATCACCACCGGGAGCCACCCTCCGGGCTGGGCGCTGCTCTCGTGGACCTTCCTCCTGTCGGCCCTGGGCGTCTTCTTCGCCGTACCCCTCAAGCGCCGGCTCGTGGACCATGAGCAGCTTCCCTTCGCCACCGGCACCGCCGCCGCCGTCACCATCCGCGCCCTGCACACGACGGGCACCGCGGCCCGGCCGGGACTGCGCATGCTCGGCGTGGGTGGCCTGGTGGCGGGCCTCGTCACCGCGGTCCGCGAGGGGCTCGGTCGCATCCCGTACTTCATCCCCTTCGCCGGCTCACTCGGGGGCATGCCGCTGGAGCGCCTGGGCTTCGGGCTGGAGACGAGCCTCCTTGCCCTCGGCGGGGGCGCGCTGCTCGGCCTGCGCCTCACCGCTTCGTGGCTGCTGGGGGCGCTGCTCATCCACGGCCTCGTCGCTCCGCGCGTGTTCGCCGCCGGCCTCCTTCCCGCGGACGGAGAGTTCCTCGGGTGGAGTCTCTGGCCCGGCGCCGCCGCGCTGACCACCGCCTCGCTGCTGCACTTCGCGCTGGACGGGAGGGTGCTGGGCCGCGCGCTGCGAGGGCTCTTCTCCGGCCGCCGCGCGGCGCCCCATCCGGTGGATGCTCTCCAGGTCCCGGGGCAGTGGGTGCTGGGGGGCGTGGCCGTGCTGACACCGGCCATCCTCGCGCTGGCCCATTTCGCCTTCGGCGTACCGCTGCCGCACGCGGCGCTCGCGGTGGCGCTCTCCTTCGTGTTGTGCCTCATCGCCTGTCGCGTCACGGGCGAGACGGATGCCACCCCCGTGGGTCCGCTCCAGCAGGTGACGCAGCTCACCTTCGGCGTGCTGCTGCCGCGCAACGTCGAGGCCAACCTCGCCACCGCCGGCATCACCGTCAACGCGGCATCGTCGGCCGCGGACCTGCTCAGCGACCTCAAGACGGGCCACCTGCTGGGGGCCCACCCGCGACGGCTGTTCCTCGCGCAGTTGTTCGGCTGTGTCGTGGGCGCCGCCGCCGTCGTCCCGCTCTTCTTCCTGCTCGTGCCGGACCGTTCCGTGCTGGGGAGTGAGCGCTTTCCCGCGCCCGTCGCCGCGATGACGGCGGGCATGGCCCAGGTGCTGTCCACGGGCCTGGGCGGCCTGGAGCCCACCACGCGGGTTGCCATGCTGTGGGCCGCGCTGCTCGCCGCCGTCCTCACCCTGGCCGAGCGCCTGCTACCCGAGCGGGCGCAACGGTGGGTGCCGTCACCCCTGGGCATGGGTCTGGCCTGCCTGGTGCCGGCCTCCACCTCGCTGGGCTTCTTCCTGGGGGCCCTGGGAGCGGCCGTGACGCGGCGCATGCGTCCTTCCGCCGAGGGGGGAGTCGTCACGCTCGCCGCGGGCCTCATCGCGGGGGAGGGACTCGTGGGGGTCGGCATCGTCCTGGTCCGAGCGCTCTGGTAA